DNA from Herpetosiphonaceae bacterium:
CCGCTCACATCGGCCTGCACGAAGAGCCGCGCCGGTTGGTAGACGAGATACTGGAACGGCAGCGCCTGCGCGATGTTGCCCAGCCAGGCCGGGTACGCCTCCAGCGGGATCAGCATGCCGCCCAGGAGCATCTGCGCGCGGCGGTACAGCAGGTGCAGGCCCATGGTGTCTTCGATCCAGAACGATAGCAGCGCGATGGCGAACATCCAGATCCAGTCGACCACGAAGCCGAAGATCGCCGTCGAGAAGGCCGCCACCAGCGACAGCGGCGCGATCGAGATCGGGCCGACGACGACCAGCGACACCAGGCAGCCGACCGCGAGATTCATGCCGAAGCGCAGCAGGCGCTCGCCGAGCATCGCGCCCAGGTGGTAGAGCGGATACGGCAGCGGACGCGCCAGGCGGTAGGCGATGTCGCCCGATCGGACCTCGCGATCGACCTCGGTATCGCCCATGCTGTTGACCGACATCATCAGCGCCTCGGTGAAGGCCAGATACCAGATCAGCTGCGGGATCGCAAAGCCGGTCAGCGCGCCGACATCCTGCGAGGCGTTGGTTGCGTTCCAGAGCTGGGTGAAGATAAACAGGATCAGCACCATGAAGATCGAGCGGACCAGCAGCTCGCCCAGATAGGCCAGCCGGGTCGCAACGGTGATCCGCAGCACCGCCCAGGTCTTGCCGAGCAGCGCGCCCAATCCGCCCGGCCTGCGCAGATTCCAGGCTGCTGGCACCGCATCCATGCGTAGATTCTCGTCCATCACGTCACCTCGACGGGAGCGCTTTTGGCTGCGGCGCGCTCGCGGGCCTGATCCTGGTACATCGCCGCGATGATCTCTTCCATCGGCGGATCTTCGATCGTGATGTCGGCGATCGACAGCGTGCCCATAAGGATCGCTACAACCTGCTCGATCGGCTGCTGCTCGGTATCGACCTCCAGCTTGACGCCAAAGCCGCGCGCCTTGACCACCGCCACGCCCGGCAACTCCGGCAGCGAGATGAGCTCTTCCTTCAGCCGCAGATCGATCACCTTGCGCCGCAGGTAGCGCCGCCGCAGCGTGCTGACCCGGTCGTCGAACATAACGGTGCCGTGGTTGATCACGATCACGCGCTTGCACAGATGCTCGATGTCGCCCGCGTCGTGCGAGGTCAGCAGCACCGAGACGCCTTCGTCCTGGTTCAGCTCGCGGATCAAGGCTCGAATCTGCTGCTTGGCGATCACATCCAGCCCGATCGTCGGCTCGTCGAGCAGGAGCACGCGCGGACGATGCAGCAGCGACGCGGCGATCTCGCAGCGCATGCGCTGGCCCAGGCTCAGCTTGCGCACCGCGCTGCCCAGCAGCGGCTCCAGCTCGAAGCGCCGGATCAGATCAGCCCGTCGCGCGCGGTATTCTGCCTCCGGAATTTCGTAGATTCGCGCCAGCAGATCGAAGGTTTCACCAGCGGGCAGGTGATACCAGAGCTGCGAGCGCTGCCCAAAGACCGTCGCGATGTTCATCGCGACCTGCGTGCGCTGCTGCCACGGCACCATACCCAGCACCGTCGCCCGGCCTGTCGTCGGATGCATGATGCCGGTCAGCATCTTGATCGTGGTGCTCTTGCCGGCGCCGTTCGGCCCGATCAGCGCGAGCGAATCGCCCTCGCTCATCTGAAGATGCAGATCATGCACGGCCTCGATCGTCTCGTACCGGGGCCGCACATACGACCGCAGCAGCCCCATGACACCACCCGCCCGCACACGCCGCTTGAACGTTTTTCCCAGGTGCGCAACCTCGACAATTGGCGGCATAGGAGCCTCCTCTCGTGCGCCGTCAGGCCGGGGCGGGTGCCAGACCCAAAGGGTACCCTGGCCCGGGGAGCCACCCCGAAACATCCCGCGTTCCTGCATGGCAGCACATGACGGACAACATGGTCGCTTGATCGTGTATCGAATCGAGTGGCAGGCAGTGTAAAACAGACTAT
Protein-coding regions in this window:
- a CDS encoding ABC-2 family transporter protein, with the protein product MDENLRMDAVPAAWNLRRPGGLGALLGKTWAVLRITVATRLAYLGELLVRSIFMVLILFIFTQLWNATNASQDVGALTGFAIPQLIWYLAFTEALMMSVNSMGDTEVDREVRSGDIAYRLARPLPYPLYHLGAMLGERLLRFGMNLAVGCLVSLVVVGPISIAPLSLVAAFSTAIFGFVVDWIWMFAIALLSFWIEDTMGLHLLYRRAQMLLGGMLIPLEAYPAWLGNIAQALPFQYLVYQPARLFVQADVSGWLHVLGVQALIGIVGLLPLLVIYRLGLRRVSAQGG
- a CDS encoding ATP-binding cassette domain-containing protein; the protein is MPPIVEVAHLGKTFKRRVRAGGVMGLLRSYVRPRYETIEAVHDLHLQMSEGDSLALIGPNGAGKSTTIKMLTGIMHPTTGRATVLGMVPWQQRTQVAMNIATVFGQRSQLWYHLPAGETFDLLARIYEIPEAEYRARRADLIRRFELEPLLGSAVRKLSLGQRMRCEIAASLLHRPRVLLLDEPTIGLDVIAKQQIRALIRELNQDEGVSVLLTSHDAGDIEHLCKRVIVINHGTVMFDDRVSTLRRRYLRRKVIDLRLKEELISLPELPGVAVVKARGFGVKLEVDTEQQPIEQVVAILMGTLSIADITIEDPPMEEIIAAMYQDQARERAAAKSAPVEVT